One Chitinophagales bacterium genomic window carries:
- a CDS encoding alkylglycerone-phosphate synthase: protein MPKPDSVYSAQSDNTFWKWGNPQQSFHLSDFPKFKSFLEHQWNTQLTDDFRPPDLISTLAESRFSSQDFQRCFPALHLSKFNNSVASRLRYSMGKSYHDLIRIFTGKLPPLADFIIFPEDDKDIVHILEQASRHQIQIIPYSGGSNVTGALQPTVNSPCCVVNMQRMNRLISVDKVSHTAVFETGIFGPDIEKTLHPRGFTLGHFPQSFEYSTLGGWLATRSGGQESGQYGKIEDMVLGLKAIAPAGIIETASYPRHASGIDTFRLFIGSEGTLGIITQATLHIRPLPASYQWVVCLFKSFEGAVEVIRRLVQENIRPGILRLSDETETLLFSKMRSEEPRGLKKLVASFLKSRLMRKGFSRPSILMMRFALHNKADSCFPKAAARFLQSAGAFLLPASAAGNWEAHRFTLPYLRDTLVEHRILIDTFETVGRWSDVPRIYAHVRSALAHSDFYAQGGFLLCHISHVYDSGACLYFTMLVRQRKGFEAEQWEEYKTLVTEALVQAGGAVSHHHGVGMDHLSWYRKQTAAYEKKLLRAIKTHLDPHHILNPGKLFDET, encoded by the coding sequence ATGCCAAAACCCGATAGCGTTTACTCCGCTCAATCTGACAATACCTTCTGGAAATGGGGCAACCCTCAGCAGTCTTTTCATCTGAGTGATTTTCCTAAGTTCAAATCTTTTTTGGAGCACCAGTGGAATACCCAGCTGACCGATGACTTTCGTCCTCCTGACCTGATTTCTACTTTAGCGGAATCTCGCTTCTCATCCCAGGATTTTCAAAGATGTTTCCCTGCACTGCACCTTTCCAAATTCAATAACTCCGTGGCATCCCGCCTGCGTTACAGCATGGGCAAGAGCTACCATGACCTCATACGGATATTTACCGGCAAGCTGCCGCCATTGGCCGATTTTATCATCTTTCCTGAAGATGATAAAGACATTGTGCATATCCTGGAGCAGGCTAGCCGGCATCAAATTCAGATAATTCCCTATAGCGGGGGCAGTAATGTGACAGGCGCCCTTCAGCCAACAGTAAATTCTCCCTGCTGTGTGGTCAACATGCAACGCATGAACCGGCTCATATCCGTGGACAAGGTGTCGCATACCGCTGTTTTTGAAACCGGCATTTTCGGGCCGGATATTGAAAAAACGCTTCATCCACGCGGATTTACCCTCGGGCATTTTCCACAGTCGTTTGAATATTCCACTTTGGGAGGCTGGCTGGCAACCCGTTCCGGAGGTCAGGAATCCGGTCAATACGGTAAAATAGAGGATATGGTTCTTGGGTTGAAAGCTATTGCCCCGGCAGGCATTATTGAAACTGCCAGTTATCCCCGACATGCAAGCGGTATAGATACTTTCCGTCTGTTTATCGGCTCTGAAGGTACCCTGGGTATAATAACGCAGGCCACATTACACATCCGTCCTTTGCCGGCCAGTTACCAGTGGGTAGTGTGCCTGTTTAAATCATTTGAAGGAGCTGTGGAGGTGATCCGCAGGCTGGTGCAGGAGAACATTCGTCCGGGCATACTTCGCCTTTCGGATGAAACAGAAACCCTGCTGTTTTCCAAAATGCGCTCAGAGGAACCTCGCGGTCTGAAAAAACTGGTTGCTTCTTTCCTGAAATCCCGGTTAATGCGCAAGGGCTTCTCTCGCCCCAGCATCCTCATGATGCGTTTTGCTTTGCATAACAAAGCTGACTCCTGTTTTCCGAAAGCTGCTGCGCGCTTTCTGCAATCAGCAGGAGCGTTTCTGCTGCCGGCATCGGCTGCTGGCAACTGGGAGGCTCATCGTTTTACGCTTCCCTATTTGCGTGATACCCTCGTGGAACACCGGATTCTTATTGATACTTTTGAAACAGTAGGCCGTTGGAGTGATGTGCCCAGAATATACGCACATGTCCGTTCCGCACTGGCACATTCCGACTTTTATGCTCAGGGCGGTTTTCTGCTATGTCATATTTCCCATGTATATGACTCCGGTGCGTGTCTGTATTTTACAATGCTTGTCCGTCAACGCAAGGGGTTTGAAGCCGAACAATGGGAGGAATATAAAACGCTTGTTACAGAAGCGCTTGTTCAGGCAGGTGGTGCAGTGAGTCATCATCATGGAGTTGGCATGGATCATTTGTCGTGGTACCGCAAGCAAACTGCGGCCTATGAAAAAAAACTGCTGCGGGCAATAAAAACACATCTTGATCCGCATCATATTTTGAACCCGGGAAAACTCTTTGATGAAACGTAG
- a CDS encoding glycerol-3-phosphate dehydrogenase, whose protein sequence is MKRRIDTTAVSEMDFDVLIIGGGITGAGIFKEAGKQGYRCLLAEKGDFASGTSSRSAKLIHGGLRYLRHGQIGLVRESLQERNYLLATYPHLVKPLPFLFPVFRSKYLYSPAMSFYQFLGKTTLLPPYRFLDKRETFTLCPFLPDAHMKGSFLYYDAVTNDARLCVEVIDDGTRFNNNIALNYCEVTGVKTGRTLHEVICYDHIEKQHIYLRAKVIINASGVWTDQVLQKLLSRQATHNAPSKGIHLVFSQKKLPLYTALIIPSYAGDGRMNYALPWEHHSVLFGTTDTDFNGDPDQPDCTPDDIYYLLHSLNSFFTGQPFSTEDILFAYSGLRPLMKSNKSSRARSRDYSIWWENDFILNISGGKLTGFHAMALNLLRELRKKISPSSSVSVNHKRQTQPAYDVKELPQEFTTRILSNFTEKAPELLLLAQNRPTLTQRIHADYDFTLAEALYYIRHRSCYHLDDLLTRRLALTYVLNGSEAKDTIITQLASLMKTECGWSEEEYNAEVRSYYALLLRPLLHEKES, encoded by the coding sequence ATGAAACGTAGGATTGATACAACGGCAGTTTCAGAAATGGATTTTGACGTGCTGATTATCGGTGGCGGCATTACCGGAGCAGGCATCTTTAAAGAAGCTGGCAAGCAGGGTTACCGCTGTCTTTTAGCCGAAAAAGGGGACTTTGCCAGCGGCACCAGCAGCCGTTCGGCCAAACTTATTCACGGAGGCTTGCGCTACCTTCGTCACGGACAGATTGGTCTTGTTCGCGAAAGTCTGCAGGAACGCAACTATCTGCTGGCAACTTATCCCCATCTGGTCAAACCGCTTCCTTTTCTGTTTCCGGTCTTTCGCTCAAAATATCTTTATTCCCCGGCAATGTCTTTTTATCAGTTTCTGGGGAAAACCACACTCCTGCCGCCCTATCGTTTTCTTGATAAAAGGGAAACCTTTACACTTTGTCCCTTTTTACCGGATGCTCACATGAAAGGAAGTTTTCTTTATTACGATGCGGTAACCAACGATGCCCGCCTATGTGTGGAAGTTATAGATGATGGAACCCGCTTTAACAATAATATAGCCCTGAACTACTGTGAAGTTACAGGGGTAAAGACGGGCAGAACCCTGCACGAGGTGATTTGTTACGATCACATTGAAAAACAACATATTTACCTTCGGGCAAAAGTAATCATCAACGCCAGCGGAGTGTGGACCGATCAGGTTCTGCAGAAGTTACTATCGCGCCAGGCTACACACAATGCACCAAGCAAAGGGATCCATCTGGTTTTTTCACAAAAAAAATTGCCGCTATACACTGCATTGATCATCCCCTCCTATGCAGGAGACGGACGCATGAATTACGCTCTGCCGTGGGAGCATCACTCTGTGCTGTTTGGCACTACAGATACTGACTTCAATGGCGACCCTGATCAGCCGGATTGCACCCCCGATGATATTTACTACCTGCTGCATTCTTTAAACTCTTTTTTTACCGGTCAGCCTTTCAGTACAGAGGATATCCTTTTTGCCTATTCAGGACTGCGCCCGCTGATGAAAAGCAATAAATCCAGCCGCGCACGCTCAAGAGATTATTCTATATGGTGGGAAAATGATTTTATCCTGAATATCTCCGGAGGCAAGCTCACCGGCTTTCATGCCATGGCCCTGAACTTATTGCGTGAGCTGCGAAAAAAAATTTCCCCGTCATCTTCGGTTTCTGTTAATCATAAAAGACAGACACAACCAGCTTATGACGTGAAAGAACTGCCTCAGGAATTTACCACCCGTATCCTCAGCAATTTTACCGAAAAAGCTCCTGAATTACTTTTACTTGCACAAAATCGCCCGACTTTAACTCAACGCATACATGCCGATTATGATTTCACTCTGGCAGAAGCATTGTATTATATTCGCCATCGCTCGTGTTATCATCTGGATGACTTGCTTACCAGGCGGCTGGCATTAACTTATGTGCTGAACGGCTCAGAAGCAAAAGATACAATCATTACACAATTAGCCTCGCTGATGAAAACCGAATGTGGCTGGAGCGAAGAGGAATACAATGCCGAAGTAAGAAGCTATTATGCGCTGCTTTTACGGCCTTTACTCCACGAAAAGGAATCATGA
- a CDS encoding lipid kinase, with product MKHIIFILHGKIRHRKELRKRLSGCLPSGVEATFQETHYAAHATEIAAKSVQDGATYVIAVGGDGLLNEVINGYMCASDYQRYVCAVGIYPMGTGNDFCKTVGIRPDTVQLQQLLERHSVKPVDCCYARFIGLHGTSTKRYFINIGDIGIGGAVSQRVNQSRKLLGAKLSYMKAIVRTFLDYRHRHVSITADNFLWEGPVLLVVTANGRYFGSGLCIAPQAQPDDGRMQVVILGNVSLLDYLRHQGAVRRCQIICHPEVHYLSSAFCRIETREECTIDIDGEFAGYGPMEVQIMPQAVNFLRP from the coding sequence ATGAAACACATTATATTCATCTTACACGGAAAAATCAGACATCGGAAAGAACTGCGCAAAAGACTATCCGGCTGCCTGCCTTCCGGAGTGGAAGCAACGTTTCAGGAAACCCATTATGCAGCACATGCCACCGAGATTGCTGCGAAATCCGTACAAGACGGGGCTACCTATGTGATAGCTGTCGGAGGTGATGGATTGTTGAATGAAGTAATCAATGGTTATATGTGCGCCTCGGATTACCAACGATACGTATGCGCTGTTGGCATTTACCCCATGGGTACCGGCAATGATTTTTGTAAAACCGTTGGCATACGCCCTGACACCGTACAGTTGCAACAACTATTGGAAAGGCATTCGGTCAAACCCGTAGATTGTTGCTATGCACGTTTTATAGGCCTTCATGGCACATCCACTAAACGATATTTCATCAATATCGGAGATATCGGTATCGGGGGGGCGGTGTCACAGCGTGTTAACCAAAGCCGAAAACTCCTCGGGGCAAAGCTGAGTTATATGAAGGCTATCGTGCGCACATTCCTGGATTACAGGCACCGCCATGTCAGCATCACAGCGGATAATTTTTTATGGGAAGGCCCGGTATTACTGGTGGTGACGGCTAATGGAAGGTACTTTGGAAGCGGCCTATGTATCGCTCCGCAGGCACAGCCGGACGATGGACGTATGCAGGTGGTCATACTGGGAAATGTAAGCCTCCTAGATTATCTGCGTCATCAGGGAGCGGTTAGACGGTGTCAGATCATCTGCCATCCGGAAGTACACTATTTGAGCTCCGCATTTTGTCGCATTGAAACCAGAGAGGAATGTACCATTGATATAGATGGTGAGTTTGCCGGATATGGCCCCATGGAAGTGCAGATAATGCCGCAGGCGGTAAATTTTTTAAGACCGTGA
- the rsmG gene encoding ribosomal RNA small subunit methyltransferase G, with amino-acid sequence MITTSGTSELAAPVFKYFPQLTARQKEQMELLQPLYSEWNDKINVISRKDIDNLYTHHVLHSLSIARVIQFKSGTKILDIGTGGGFPGIPLAILFPEARFHLVDSVKKKIMVVEAVTHALELKNVTAEWNRVENISGSYHFVVSRAVSYLKTLYTWSRNKLSNEHFNDLKNGLLSLKGGDILDEIEALKLSISDNQPYIQTYAIHDFFKEEYFLDKWIVYVEG; translated from the coding sequence ATGATTACCACATCCGGAACATCTGAATTGGCTGCACCGGTATTTAAATATTTTCCGCAGCTTACCGCACGCCAGAAAGAGCAAATGGAGCTCCTGCAGCCGTTGTATTCAGAATGGAATGATAAAATAAATGTCATCTCCCGCAAAGACATTGATAACCTCTATACTCATCATGTGTTGCATTCGTTGAGTATAGCCAGAGTCATACAGTTTAAATCCGGAACAAAAATTCTGGATATTGGCACCGGAGGCGGGTTTCCTGGTATTCCTCTGGCTATCCTGTTTCCGGAGGCGCGTTTCCATCTGGTGGATTCGGTGAAAAAGAAAATTATGGTAGTTGAAGCTGTAACGCATGCTCTGGAGCTGAAAAATGTCACAGCCGAGTGGAATCGGGTAGAGAACATATCCGGCAGCTACCACTTTGTAGTGTCCCGTGCAGTAAGTTATCTCAAAACCCTGTATACATGGTCAAGAAACAAACTCAGCAATGAACACTTCAACGATCTGAAAAACGGCCTGCTGAGTTTAAAAGGGGGTGATATCCTGGACGAAATTGAGGCACTTAAACTTTCCATTTCCGACAACCAGCCTTATATACAAACTTACGCCATTCACGATTTCTTTAAGGAAGAGTACTTTCTGGATAAGTGGATTGTATATGTGGAGGGGTAA
- the sigW gene encoding ECF RNA polymerase sigma factor SigW, translated as MEVKTNISDRAKEDLELVKRAVKKKDQAAFKKLMSRYKDSIYFMVLKMVHDPADAEDITIESFGKAFNKLDSYDRKYAFSTWLFKIATNNCIDFIRKKRLATTSLDEPLENDKGDELYLDFKAETPDPEEKYIKSQRAFSVRNTIEKLDDKYKYLIKLRYYEELSYEEIAAELNIPLGTVKAQLFRAKELLCKLLEKDINKI; from the coding sequence ATGGAAGTGAAAACAAACATATCCGATCGCGCCAAAGAGGATCTTGAACTGGTAAAGCGGGCTGTAAAAAAGAAAGATCAGGCAGCTTTCAAAAAGCTTATGTCCAGGTATAAAGATTCTATTTATTTTATGGTGCTTAAAATGGTGCATGATCCGGCTGATGCTGAAGACATTACCATTGAATCATTCGGGAAGGCATTCAACAAGCTGGACAGCTATGACAGGAAATATGCCTTCAGTACCTGGCTATTTAAAATCGCTACCAACAACTGTATTGATTTCATCCGTAAGAAGAGATTGGCTACCACTTCCCTGGATGAGCCTCTTGAAAACGATAAAGGAGATGAGCTTTACCTGGATTTTAAAGCTGAAACTCCTGACCCTGAGGAGAAGTACATTAAAAGTCAGCGAGCTTTTTCCGTGCGCAATACCATAGAAAAGCTGGATGATAAATATAAATACCTGATTAAGTTACGCTATTACGAAGAGTTATCCTACGAGGAGATAGCGGCCGAGTTGAACATCCCCCTGGGAACCGTTAAGGCGCAGCTTTTCCGGGCTAAAGAGCTGCTGTGTAAACTGCTGGAGAAAGACATCAACAAAATCTAA
- a CDS encoding glycosyl transferase family 2 — MIVTFALFFASFAILVFFYLAFFLRFALRSEQQPAEKAYWPPVTVIICARNEWHNLQRFLPLVLHQDYPFFEVIVVNDGSTDNTAGGLQSINHNRLRVISHQKRDDDFSGKRSALRAGLEAAAYEIILLTDADCLPASNRWIQCMVSALQEGQQIVLGYSPYLPEEGLLNRFIRYENFLTALYYLSFASAGFPYMGVGRNLLYRKSVLAEIKTPVTKRTLMSGDDDLTVNRLAHKQNVALMIHPDAHVFTLAPAAFSAFIHQKRRHYAAGYHYRMRHQAVLGTLYFSQVAFNVTFLILLLQGFMLIGAITIFLIKNFLQLLIFRKAMQKLNVHNLWLFTPVFDICASLFFVTLGSLSLFKVKTWK; from the coding sequence TTGATAGTAACGTTTGCCCTTTTCTTTGCTTCCTTTGCAATACTTGTTTTTTTCTATTTGGCTTTTTTTCTGCGCTTTGCGCTCAGGTCTGAACAGCAGCCTGCTGAAAAAGCATACTGGCCTCCGGTTACGGTAATCATCTGTGCAAGAAATGAGTGGCATAACCTGCAGCGCTTTCTTCCGTTGGTGCTGCATCAGGATTATCCCTTTTTTGAAGTGATTGTGGTGAATGACGGATCAACGGATAACACGGCTGGTGGCTTGCAGTCCATAAATCATAACCGGCTGAGGGTAATATCGCACCAGAAACGGGATGATGATTTTTCCGGCAAGCGTAGTGCGCTGCGCGCAGGCCTGGAGGCTGCTGCGTATGAAATAATCTTACTCACAGATGCAGATTGCCTGCCAGCCTCAAACCGATGGATACAATGCATGGTAAGTGCCCTTCAGGAAGGCCAACAGATCGTGCTGGGATATTCTCCGTATCTGCCTGAGGAAGGACTTTTGAATCGCTTTATACGCTATGAGAATTTTTTGACGGCCCTGTATTATCTGTCGTTTGCTTCAGCGGGATTTCCCTATATGGGGGTGGGACGCAACCTTTTATACCGCAAGTCCGTATTAGCAGAAATCAAAACACCTGTTACAAAGCGAACATTGATGTCAGGGGATGATGATTTAACAGTAAACCGTCTGGCACATAAGCAAAATGTTGCTCTTATGATTCACCCTGATGCACATGTATTTACATTGGCTCCGGCCGCTTTCTCCGCCTTTATCCATCAGAAAAGAAGACATTATGCTGCAGGCTATCACTATCGTATGCGCCACCAGGCAGTACTAGGCACCCTGTATTTTTCTCAGGTTGCATTCAATGTGACTTTTCTTATTCTGCTGCTGCAGGGCTTCATGCTGATAGGTGCCATCACGATTTTTCTGATAAAAAATTTTTTACAGCTGCTCATTTTTCGGAAAGCGATGCAAAAGCTGAATGTCCACAATCTTTGGTTATTCACACCAGTGTTTGACATCTGCGCATCTCTCTTTTTCGTTACTTTGGGCAGTCTGTCACTTTTTAAAGTAAAGACATGGAAGTGA